One genomic window of Candidatus Bipolaricaulota bacterium includes the following:
- a CDS encoding ribose-phosphate pyrophosphokinase, translating to MIGRELKLLAGNANRPLAEEVSAALGIELCQATVGRFSDGEVRVKIDETVRGADVFVIQPTSPPVNDNLMELLIMVDALRRASVRQVVAVIPYYGYARQDRKHIGRVPISARLVANLLETAGVDRVLTMELHVGQIQGFFNIPVDNLRTDPVFADYIRDTEPDLSDMIVVSPDVGGLGRARRLAEQLRLPLAVLEKRRNADGIGIKEIRVIGEVRGKRAILIDDIVSTGGTLAHAAQVLIDHGTVEVCACCTHGVFAGDAIQTLKNSPLKKVIVTNTISHGQAEKEEFIEYIPVGEHLAKTIRRIFENKSVSHLFPLH from the coding sequence TTGATCGGGAGGGAGCTGAAACTTCTGGCCGGCAACGCCAACCGCCCCCTCGCTGAGGAGGTCTCCGCCGCGCTCGGGATCGAGCTCTGTCAGGCGACGGTGGGACGGTTCTCCGACGGAGAGGTGCGGGTGAAGATCGACGAGACGGTGCGGGGAGCGGACGTGTTCGTGATCCAGCCGACCTCCCCCCCGGTGAACGACAACCTGATGGAGCTTCTCATCATGGTCGACGCCCTGCGCCGCGCCTCGGTGCGGCAGGTGGTAGCGGTGATCCCGTACTACGGCTACGCCCGTCAGGATCGGAAGCACATCGGGCGCGTCCCGATCTCCGCCCGCCTCGTGGCGAACCTGCTCGAGACGGCTGGAGTCGACCGCGTCCTCACCATGGAGCTCCATGTCGGACAGATCCAGGGGTTCTTCAACATCCCGGTGGACAACCTGCGCACCGACCCGGTATTCGCCGATTACATCAGGGATACCGAACCTGATCTTTCCGATATGATCGTCGTTTCCCCCGATGTGGGCGGGCTCGGCCGCGCCCGCCGCCTCGCCGAACAGCTCCGCCTCCCCCTCGCCGTGCTGGAGAAGCGACGTAACGCTGATGGGATTGGAATAAAGGAGATCAGGGTGATCGGTGAGGTCAGAGGAAAGCGGGCGATCCTCATCGACGACATCGTCTCCACCGGCGGGACATTGGCTCACGCCGCCCAGGTCCTGATCGACCATGGGACGGTGGAGGTGTGCGCGTGCTGCACCCACGGGGTCTTCGCCGGGGACGCGATCCAAACCCTGAAGAATTCCCCCTTGAAAAAGGTGATCGTCACCAATACCATTTCCCACGGCCAAGCGGAGAAGGAAGAATTTATCGAGTACATTCCGGTGGGAGAGCACCTGGCCAAGACGATCCGCAGGATCTTCGAGAACAAATCGGTGAGCCACCTCTTCCCGCTTCATTGA
- a CDS encoding aminoacyl-tRNA hydrolase: MSISGTWSRSSLRSGPSSPSSPRAGWRRRRSAGRSRKAERLRPKLRRRPLKLRRKGNPNKAVVGLGNPGPEYALTRHNVGFQVIDLYRREHIPRRKGRITCSSVIYRHEDLLLVKPLTYMNESGKAVRAVIDRFRLHPADILIIYDDLDLPLGRMRILPKGGPGTHKGMRSVLDALGTEDVPRLRIGIGVDDRPGDLVDFVLSRFSEQEWRTIVPILQRAAEAIEVFRGETIDAVMNRFNRRNPDVAPPSP; the protein is encoded by the coding sequence ATGTCGATTTCGGGAACGTGGAGCCGCTCCTCCCTCCGGAGCGGGCCCTCGTCACCGTCGTCGCCCCGCGCGGGCTGGAGGAGGCGGCGATCGGCGGGCCGATCGAGGAAGGCGGAGAGGCTGCGGCCGAAGCTGAGGAGGAGGCCCCTGAAGCTTCGCAGGAAGGGGAATCCGAATAAGGCGGTCGTCGGCCTGGGGAACCCCGGTCCGGAGTACGCCCTCACTCGGCACAACGTCGGATTTCAGGTGATCGACCTCTACCGGCGGGAGCACATCCCCCGCCGGAAGGGGAGGATCACCTGTTCTTCCGTGATCTACCGGCACGAAGACCTCCTGTTGGTCAAGCCGCTCACCTACATGAACGAAAGCGGCAAGGCGGTGCGGGCCGTGATCGATCGGTTCCGCTTGCACCCGGCCGATATCCTCATCATCTACGACGACCTCGACCTCCCCCTCGGACGGATGCGAATCCTCCCCAAGGGAGGGCCGGGGACCCACAAGGGGATGCGCTCCGTGCTCGATGCGCTCGGGACGGAAGACGTCCCGCGGCTGCGGATAGGAATCGGGGTCGATGATCGGCCCGGAGACCTCGTCGATTTCGTCCTCTCCCGGTTTTCCGAACAGGAATGGCGGACGATCGTCCCGATCCTGCAGCGGGCGGCGGAGGCGATCGAGGTGTTTCGGGGGGAGACGATCGATGCGGTCATGAACCGGTTCAACCGCCGGAATCCGGATGTTGCACCGCCGTCCCCGTGA
- the radA gene encoding DNA repair protein RadA: protein MAFRCTSCGYRSVKWLGRCPNCGEWDTFVEEKEEAEAGEPGTWIGEALRPITEIDLTEAKRLSTGIGEVDRILGGGIIPGAVILFGGEPGIGKSTLLLQIANNIAAEYGPVLYVSGEESATQLKLRASRLSVDNPQLFVLAEQTLSRIARAVDEISPHVLIVDSIQTTLSEAAPGEAGSVRQLREVSAALTRLTKARGMGTFLVGHITKEGGFAGPKTVEHLVDVAVYLEGSRGEEMRILRSVKNRFGGTNEVAVFQMGPRGLHEITDPSRFFLSQDERENPRPGTAIVPILEGTRPILVELEALVAPTGGYGAPQRRTTGLDYNRILLLLAVIEKRLGIHTGGADVYLSLAGGLETRERAVDLGAIAAVVSSLRNRAIPKGHVLIGEVGLTGEVRGVRRLRERVNEAEKLGYTHAVVPTGKLPKTKIELVPVRTVEEAMEALMLT, encoded by the coding sequence ATGGCATTCCGCTGCACGAGCTGCGGGTACCGGTCGGTGAAGTGGCTCGGCCGGTGCCCGAACTGCGGCGAGTGGGACACGTTCGTCGAGGAGAAGGAAGAGGCGGAGGCCGGCGAACCAGGGACGTGGATCGGGGAGGCGCTCCGGCCGATCACCGAGATCGACCTCACCGAGGCGAAGCGCCTGTCCACCGGGATCGGGGAGGTCGATCGGATCCTCGGTGGAGGGATCATCCCGGGCGCAGTGATCCTGTTCGGGGGTGAGCCCGGGATCGGGAAGTCGACGCTCCTCCTCCAGATTGCGAACAACATCGCCGCTGAGTACGGACCCGTCCTCTACGTCTCCGGGGAGGAGTCGGCCACCCAGCTGAAGCTGCGGGCGAGTCGGCTCTCCGTCGACAACCCGCAGCTGTTCGTCCTCGCCGAGCAGACCCTGTCCCGCATCGCCCGCGCGGTGGATGAGATCTCGCCCCATGTCCTGATCGTCGATTCGATCCAGACGACCCTGTCCGAGGCCGCGCCGGGGGAGGCGGGGAGCGTCCGCCAGCTGCGCGAGGTGAGCGCGGCACTGACGCGGCTCACCAAGGCACGGGGGATGGGAACGTTCCTCGTCGGGCACATCACCAAGGAGGGCGGATTCGCCGGACCGAAGACGGTCGAGCACCTGGTCGACGTTGCTGTGTACCTCGAGGGGAGCCGGGGCGAGGAGATGCGCATCCTGCGCTCGGTGAAGAACCGGTTCGGGGGGACGAACGAGGTGGCGGTGTTCCAGATGGGGCCGAGGGGATTGCACGAGATCACCGATCCGTCCCGGTTCTTCCTCTCCCAGGACGAGCGGGAGAACCCGCGTCCGGGGACGGCGATCGTCCCGATCCTCGAGGGGACGCGCCCGATCCTGGTGGAGCTGGAAGCCCTCGTCGCCCCGACCGGGGGGTACGGTGCGCCGCAGCGGCGGACGACCGGTCTCGACTACAACCGCATTCTCCTCCTCCTCGCCGTGATCGAGAAGCGCCTCGGCATCCACACCGGTGGGGCGGACGTCTACCTCTCACTCGCCGGCGGGCTGGAGACGCGGGAGCGGGCGGTCGACCTCGGGGCGATCGCCGCGGTCGTCTCCAGCCTGCGCAACCGCGCTATCCCCAAGGGGCATGTCCTCATCGGCGAGGTCGGGCTGACCGGGGAGGTGCGCGGGGTGCGCCGACTGCGGGAGCGGGTGAACGAGGCGGAGAAGCTCGGCTACACCCACGCCGTCGTCCCGACGGGAAAGCTTCCCAAGACGAAGATCGAGCTCGTACCGGTGCGGACGGTGGAAGAGGCGATGGAAGCACTGATGCTCACGTAG
- a CDS encoding ATP-dependent Clp protease ATP-binding subunit — MYDRFSRESMEIIALSQEEAESWRHSYVGTEHLLLAFLKVKGSDVYRFLTTHGITYAKVASILEEEKGHGEVRLSADDLEPTPRLKRVMKISFEEARRAGQTTIRPEHLLMGMLREGEGTGAAILNHLGIDLNKTRAYFLPSAGIGMAIRSSRRQQKKGDLSEFGRNLIEEAEAGRLDPVIGREEEMERIIQTLVRRKKNNPALIGESGVGKTAIVEGLAQKIVAGDVPALLRSKEIIELNMASIVAGTKYRGEFEQRLKNLIDQVMASDNIILFIDELQTVVGAGGAEGAIDASSILKPPLASGAIQCIGTATPDEYRKSIEKDPALKRRFKTIMIEEPSVEDTVKILKGLRPHYEKHHGVKITDDALYQAARLSDRYVTDQFLPDKAIDLIDETAARIKLRSSRVPDAVRELVEELEELEAQEREAVAAQNYEQAARLRDRREALAQEIERKSKNSYQADDLIVTGKDIAQMVSMWTGVPIGHVQEEDTTRLVHMEEKIHERLIGQEEAVKAVSRSIRRAYAGVKNPRRPVGVFMFLGPTGVGKTELSKTLAEFLFGDEDALIRVDMSEYMERFSVSRLVGAPPGYVGYEEAGELTEKVRHRPYSVVLFDEIEKAHPDVFNILLQVMEDGILTDSQGRRVDFRNTVLIMTSNVGSEMITDRGTLGFSDQEIDSEESYEDMKDRVIGEVRKKFRPEFLNRLDDIIVFHQLTRDQVKEIADLMLSELKDRLYEEHQITLTLDESATELLIEKGYDAKYGARPMRRTIERLIENPISELILERKFEPGSTVVASADGEEIRFTKGK, encoded by the coding sequence ATGTACGACCGATTCTCGCGCGAGTCGATGGAGATCATCGCGCTTTCTCAGGAGGAAGCGGAGAGCTGGCGCCACAGCTACGTCGGCACCGAGCACCTGCTCCTCGCGTTCCTCAAGGTGAAGGGGAGCGACGTCTACCGGTTCCTGACCACCCATGGAATCACCTACGCCAAAGTCGCCTCGATCCTGGAGGAGGAAAAGGGGCACGGGGAGGTGCGTCTCTCCGCCGACGATCTCGAGCCGACTCCGCGCCTGAAGCGGGTGATGAAGATCAGTTTTGAGGAGGCACGGCGCGCCGGGCAGACCACGATCCGCCCCGAGCATCTGCTGATGGGGATGCTGCGCGAGGGGGAAGGAACGGGAGCGGCGATCCTCAATCACCTCGGGATCGACCTGAACAAGACGCGTGCCTACTTCCTCCCCTCGGCCGGGATCGGGATGGCGATCCGCTCCTCCCGTCGCCAGCAGAAGAAGGGGGATCTGTCCGAGTTCGGGCGCAACTTGATCGAGGAGGCGGAGGCCGGGCGCCTCGACCCGGTGATCGGACGCGAGGAGGAGATGGAGCGGATCATCCAGACCCTGGTCCGCCGCAAGAAGAACAACCCGGCCCTGATCGGGGAGTCCGGGGTGGGGAAGACCGCGATCGTTGAAGGGTTGGCACAGAAGATCGTGGCCGGTGACGTGCCGGCGCTGCTGCGCTCCAAGGAGATCATCGAGCTCAACATGGCGTCGATCGTCGCCGGGACGAAGTACCGCGGCGAGTTCGAGCAGCGCTTGAAGAACCTGATCGATCAGGTGATGGCGTCGGACAACATCATCCTGTTCATCGACGAGCTGCAGACGGTCGTTGGTGCCGGCGGGGCAGAGGGGGCGATCGACGCCTCCTCGATCCTCAAGCCGCCGCTCGCCTCCGGGGCGATCCAGTGCATCGGGACGGCCACCCCGGACGAGTACAGAAAGTCGATCGAAAAGGATCCGGCCCTGAAGCGGCGATTCAAGACGATCATGATCGAGGAGCCGAGCGTGGAGGACACGGTAAAGATCTTAAAGGGCCTGCGTCCCCACTACGAGAAGCACCACGGGGTGAAGATCACCGACGATGCCCTGTACCAGGCGGCGCGGCTCTCCGACCGCTACGTCACCGACCAGTTCCTCCCGGACAAGGCGATCGACCTGATCGACGAGACCGCGGCGCGGATCAAGCTCAGAAGCTCGCGCGTCCCGGATGCGGTCCGTGAGCTGGTGGAGGAGCTGGAGGAGCTCGAGGCGCAGGAGCGGGAGGCGGTCGCTGCCCAGAATTATGAACAGGCGGCGCGGCTGCGTGACCGACGTGAGGCCCTCGCTCAGGAGATCGAGCGCAAGAGCAAGAACTCCTACCAGGCCGACGACCTCATCGTGACCGGGAAGGATATCGCGCAGATGGTGTCGATGTGGACCGGAGTCCCGATCGGGCACGTGCAGGAGGAGGACACGACGCGGCTGGTGCACATGGAGGAGAAGATCCACGAGCGCCTGATCGGCCAGGAGGAGGCGGTGAAGGCCGTCTCCCGCTCGATCCGCCGTGCCTACGCCGGGGTGAAGAACCCGCGCCGGCCGGTCGGGGTGTTCATGTTCCTCGGCCCGACCGGGGTGGGAAAGACCGAGCTCTCCAAGACCCTGGCCGAGTTCCTGTTCGGGGATGAGGACGCGCTGATCCGGGTCGACATGTCGGAGTACATGGAGCGGTTCTCCGTCTCCCGCCTCGTCGGCGCCCCGCCGGGGTACGTCGGCTACGAGGAAGCAGGCGAGCTGACCGAGAAGGTGCGGCACCGCCCGTACTCCGTCGTCCTGTTCGACGAGATCGAGAAGGCCCATCCGGACGTGTTCAACATCCTCCTTCAGGTGATGGAGGACGGGATCCTCACCGATTCCCAGGGGCGGCGCGTCGACTTCCGCAACACGGTCCTCATCATGACCTCGAACGTGGGGAGCGAGATGATCACCGACCGTGGCACCCTCGGGTTCAGCGACCAGGAGATCGACTCCGAGGAGTCGTACGAGGACATGAAGGACCGGGTGATCGGGGAGGTGCGGAAGAAGTTCCGGCCGGAGTTCCTCAACCGGCTCGACGATATCATCGTCTTCCACCAGCTCACCCGCGACCAGGTCAAGGAGATCGCTGATCTGATGCTGAGCGAGTTGAAGGACCGGCTGTACGAGGAGCACCAGATCACCCTCACCCTCGACGAGTCGGCGACCGAGCTTCTGATCGAGAAGGGATACGACGCCAAGTACGGGGCGCGCCCGATGCGCCGGACGATCGAGCGGCTGATCGAAAACCCGATCTCCGAGTTGATCCTGGAGCGGAAGTTCGAACCGGGCTCCACTGTGGTCGCATCGGCGGACGGCGAGGAGATCAGGTTCACCAAGGGCAAGTAG